One Leishmania donovani BPK282A1 complete genome, chromosome 15 genomic window carries:
- a CDS encoding solanesyl-diphosphate synthase, putative, translated as MLQRSLARLCAAAQRQGSKALAAEGRSFALVNREVTAIQEHIQSLVTNTNNEVLDHAGKYVLAAGGKLMRPALVVLMAHAMLPLDVSARLLEEPIGSLDEVTPGTILPFLRLAEVTELIHTASLVHDDVIDSTGTRRGRPALHKVYDAKRAVLAGDYMLARASFYIATLQVPRIVILMTTALEELTAGELIQMDGCFDIPRYEQKSFCKTASLIANSLASTAVLADPGNEALEQTAFDFGKHLGIAFQILDDCLDITGDEKMLGKPKLVDMKEGIATIPVLLVARRNAKVGEMVCRRFAEPGDAEFCLEAVEKEGAVAEAMHRADEHCRLGLESLHKLHHSPARDALESALSMVMNRKS; from the coding sequence ATGCTGCAGCGTTCTCTGGCTCggctgtgcgccgctgcgcagagGCAGGGCAGCAAGGCGCTCGCGGCGGAGGGTCGCTCATTCGCCTTAGTGAACCGCGAGGTCACCGCCATCCAGGAGCACATTCAGTCGCTTGTGACCAACACGAACAACGAGGTGCTGGACCATGCCGGCAAGTATGTGCTGGCTGCCGGCGGTAAACTGATGCGTccggcgctggtggtgctcATGGCGCatgcgatgctgccgctcgaCGTGAGTGCACGTCTCCTCGAGGAGCCGATCGGGTCGCTGGACGAGGTGACGCCGGGCACGATCCTGCCCTTCTTACGGCTGGCAGAGGTGACGGAGCTGATCCATACAGCGTCGTTGGTGCACGACGACGTCATCGACAGCACCGGCACGCGTCGCGGACGCCCCGCACTGCACAAGGTCTACGACGCGAAGCGTGCGGTGCTCGCCGGTGACTACATGCTGGCCCGCGCGTCCTTCTACATTgcgacgctgcaggtgcCACGCATCGTCATTCTCATGACGAcagcgctggaggagctgacaGCTGGTGAGCTTATTCAGATGGACGGCTGCTTCGACATCCCGCGCTACGAGCAGAAGAGTTTCTGCAAGACGGCGTCGCTCATCGCCAACTCGCTCGCTtccacggcggtgctggcggacCCGGGCAATGAGGCACTGGAGCAAACGGCCTTCGACTTTGGCAAGCACCTTGGCATCGCCTTCCAGATCCTCGACGACTGCCTTGACATCACCGGCGACGAGAAGATGCTGGGGAAGCCGAAGCTGGTGGACATGAAGGAGGGCATCGCGACGATACCGGTGCTTCTCGTGGCGCGGCGCAACGCGAAGGTGGGTGAGAtggtgtgccgccgcttcgctGAGCCGGGCGACGCGGAGTTCTGCCTGGAGGCAGTGGAAAAGGAAGGTGCGGTGGCCGAGGCCATGCACCGCGCGGACGAGCACTGCCGGCTTGGGTTGGAGTCGCTGCACAAGTTGCACCACTCGCCCGCGCGCGACGCACTCGAGAGCGCGCTGTCGATGGTGATGAACCGCAAGTCATGA